In Desulfovibrio aminophilus, a genomic segment contains:
- a CDS encoding FadR/GntR family transcriptional regulator has translation MNQDSAARPVSKEEHSLEALLGMVRDERFELGGRLPTERALSEQLGASRNTIRGALRVLEAKGLVEVRPGSGCYLRSRHEARTPDADAVDWSSRLEACYITFPRIAALCTERISAAGIAALELRLMELSRALFARNPDALREHLNGFARDIARGADNPALRAVVEALCPGNSPLFGIIFQLQDYEREMIFGDTAKVVQAMKRRDAQASARCMEERILRLAALLERHGGVPLSPLLRGEGERLEVFG, from the coding sequence ATGAACCAGGACTCGGCCGCCAGGCCGGTGAGCAAGGAAGAGCATTCCCTGGAGGCCCTGCTCGGCATGGTCCGGGACGAACGCTTCGAACTGGGCGGCCGCCTGCCCACGGAGCGCGCCCTGTCCGAGCAACTGGGCGCCAGCCGGAACACCATCCGGGGAGCCCTGCGCGTGCTGGAAGCCAAGGGACTGGTGGAGGTGCGCCCGGGGAGCGGCTGCTATCTGCGCTCCCGCCATGAGGCCCGGACGCCGGACGCGGACGCCGTGGATTGGTCCTCCCGCCTGGAGGCCTGCTACATCACCTTCCCCCGCATCGCGGCGCTCTGCACCGAGCGCATCAGCGCCGCGGGCATCGCGGCCCTGGAGCTCCGCCTCATGGAGTTGAGCCGGGCCCTCTTCGCCCGCAATCCCGACGCCCTGCGCGAGCACCTCAACGGCTTCGCCCGCGACATCGCCCGGGGCGCGGACAACCCGGCCCTGCGGGCCGTGGTCGAGGCCCTCTGCCCCGGCAACAGCCCCCTGTTCGGAATCATCTTCCAGCTCCAGGACTACGAACGGGAAATGATCTTCGGCGACACGGCCAAGGTGGTCCAGGCCATGAAGCGCCGCGACGCCCAGGCCTCGGCCCGCTGCATGGAGGAGCGCATTCTGCGGCTGGCGGCCCTGCTGGAACGCCACGGCGGCGTGCCGCTCTCCCCCCTGCTGCGCGGCGAGGGCGAACGGCTGGAGGTCTTCGGCTGA